The DNA region GCCGCGCGCGACGAACACGACCCCGAAGCCCGAGCCCAAGCCGGACCCGTCGCCGACGCCCGACGCGACGGCGACCTCGGACAAGGGGGCCTCGCCTCCCGCGACGCCGGGGAAGGAGCCCGCGCTGCAGGCCACCGAGGCGGAGCTGGAGCTCGCGGATTCCCCCGGGGATTCCACCGCTCCAGGGCCTGACGTGGAAGAGCTCGATCACCCGGACCCGCAAGCCGTGCAGGACCCGGCGGCCGACGCGATCACCGGCGGCTGCGGCGTGATTCCCCGTCGGGGGAGCGGCTCGTGGCTTCTGCTCGGGGGTCTGCTCGCGCTCGCCTGCGGCCGTCGGTGGAGGCGCCGCCCTCAGCGCCGCGCCAGCTCGACGCCGTAGAAGGTGGCCAGCGCGAGGCACACCAGGCCGAGCAACCCTTCGATCGGTCGAGGGGCGACGCGCCGCTGCAGGCGCGCCCCGAGGTAGATGCCGGCCATTCCCCCGAGGCCGAAGAGGGCGCCGAGGGGGTAGTCGGGCAGGGCCGCGGCCTTGCCGAGGAGGGCCGGGCTCGCGGCGAAGAAGAGGACCGCCACGCTCGAGGTGGCGCAGGTGCCCATCAGCGCCGCGCCCGCGATGCTGTGCACGGGCAGCCCGAAGACCGAGACCAGAAAGGGGGCGATGAGCGCGCCGCCGCCGAGGCCGTAGGCTCCGCCCAGCACCCCCACGGCGAGCGTGAGGGCCGCGAGGCGCGGGACCGAGACGCGGCAGCTCTCGTTCGCGTGCTCGTATTCGAGCACGCGCGGGGTGAAGCGCACCACCCGCACCGGACCGCCGAAGGCCGGCGGGGGCGCGCCGGGGCCGGGTCCGCGCCGCCGGCGAAGGAGCATGCGGGCCCCGAGGAGCACGAGCACCAGCGCGACGAAGCCCTTGAAGCGCGTCGCCTCGGGCATCAGGTAGATGC from Deltaproteobacteria bacterium includes:
- a CDS encoding sulfite exporter TauE/SafE family protein, giving the protein MRFPVSGVETSPLVPLLAAFGVSTFTSLGGVAGGLILVPFQVSVLGFAGPSVNPTNHLFNVLAIPLGVYRHLREGRMLWPLTATILAGSIPGVILGSLGRIYLMPEATRFKGFVALVLVLLGARMLLRRRRGPGPGAPPPAFGGPVRVVRFTPRVLEYEHANESCRVSVPRLAALTLAVGVLGGAYGLGGGALIAPFLVSVFGLPVHSIAGAALMGTCATSSVAVLFFAASPALLGKAAALPDYPLGALFGLGGMAGIYLGARLQRRVAPRPIEGLLGLVCLALATFYGVELARR